The window tcttcaagaattgactgcagtgatttcttcatccaaatcatcaacgtgtctcttagaccccatcccaactaggctacttaaggaggtcttacctatagttaacactcatatattagatatgatcaatatatccttattaacaggctatgtaccacagtcttttaaggtagctgtaattaaacctctactaaaaagcccaccctggatccagaggtgttagccaactatagaccaatatctaatcttccctttatgtcaaagatccttgagaaagtagtcgcagaccagctgtgtgattttctccaggataataatttatttgaggaatttcagtcaggatttagagtgcatcatagcactgagacagctctagttaaaattacaaatgaccttctgattgcttcagacaaaggactcgtctctgtacttgttttattagatcttagtgctgtgtttgacacaattgaccatcaaattctgctgcagagactggatcacttaattggcttaaaaggttcagcactaagctggtttaaatcttatttatctgatcgttttcaatttgttgacgttcgcaatgaaccatccttacgtactaaagtttgttttggagttccgcaaggttctgtgctcggaccaatcctgtttactctatatatgcttccgttaggtaacatcattagaaatcactctataaatttccattgttatgcggatgatactcagttgtatttatcaatgaagccagaagaaagcaatcaattaactaaactccataattgccttaaagacttggatgagcaccaatttcctgatgttaaattcagacaaaactgaagttattgttcttggccccaaacaactcagagactctttatctgatgacatagtttctctagatggcattgctctggcccctgccactaccgtaagaaacctcggagtaacatttgatcaagatttgtcttttaattctcatttaaagcaaacctcacggactgcattttttcatctgcgtaatattacgaaaattaggcctatcctgacccgaaaagatgcagaaaaattggtccacgcttttgttacctcaaggctggattattgtaactctctattatcaggtagctctagtaagtccttaaaaactctccagctaattcagaatgcagcagcacgtgtactaacaggaactaataaacgcgatcatatctctcctgttttagcttctctgcactggctcctgtaaaatccagaattgaatttaaaatcctactgttaacttataaagctctaaatggtcaagctccatcatatcttagagagctcatagtgccatattatcccaccagaacactgcgctctgagaacgcagggttactcgtggtccctaaagtctccaaacgtagatcaggagccagagcctttagctatcaggctcctctcctgtggaatcatcttcctgttacggtccgggaggcagacaccgtctccacatttaagactagacttaagactttcctctttgataaagcttatagttagggctggctcaggcttgtcctgtaccagcccttagttaggctgacttaggcctagtctgccggaggacccctctataatacaccgggccccttctctccttctctctctctctcgtatcctattactgcatcttgctaactcggccattctggatgtcactaactcggcttcttctccggagcctttgtgctccactgtctctcagattaactcatatcacagcggtgcctggacagcgtgacgtgtgtggttgtgctgctgccgtggtcccgccagatgcctcctgctgctgctgccatcattagtcattagtcatacttcttctgttattatacacatatgattattgtcacacatgtatactgccaggtattaatacatactttcaacatattgtaccacagtaaccagaactataactataatattattacttccattaatgttgttgtaagatactgtcattacctgcatatctctctctcgctctctctctctctctctctctctctctctctctctctctctctctctccctgtgtcatatggattactgttaatttatcatgatgatctgttctgtacgacatctattgcacgtctgtccgtcctggaagagggatccctcctcagttgctcttcctgaggtttctaccgtttttttttcccccgttaaaggggtttttttggggagtttttccttatccgctgtgagggtcttaaggacagagggatgtcgtatgctgtaaagccctgtgaggcaaattgtgatttgtgatattgggctttataaataaaattgattgattgattgagtagTGGTATGTGAGGCATcgtagtactacagtactccaccttgcaacactagtgacatcagccaatactatatgtagtttttagttgtgaaaagttctagacccatgcaaattagttccggaacgcaccagggccttttctgaaaagatcctggtatgCGTTCCAGTACGTCCCagctcaaattaagcactgatACTGCGATTTTATGGagctatatttgtgtctttattacatgcgagaaaataaatgatatgagagaaaaaaaaagtttcagagaaaaaaaaatatttgagagaaaaagttttcacactgatagcaaaaaataatatctgagactaaaaaaagttttgagagaaagtattttgtcatagaatatataaaaaaaattaaatttaaaatttaatttaaaaaatgatttccgagaaaaaaaaaaactctcccaaaaaactttttttttactctcaaatattattttttgctatcagtgtgctctggtgtcaggattttgcttttgctgtgaaaataatgtcatgggcggggccacgttcctattggccagtctcagtCAAATTGACAGCTAggtgaggatcgtcttgggagtcgaattcaactgaatcattcatccaccatggtggattcaCCGGCATAGATGCGCTGCGTTATTTGGGAGCGGATATGCATACATTAATGTTATGCATGTGTGGCcaaatggagaggagagggacacgaaagacttaggttttgagagaaagaagaaaaatgttttgagagaaacatttttttgagagagaaaatgttttcacactgatagcaaaaaaataatatttgagagtaaaaaaaaaaagaggtttttgagagttttttttctcggaaatcattttttaaatctcaaattattttttttatattcagtgACAAAATACTtcctctcaaaactttttttagtctcaaatattattattttttgctatcagtgtgaacactctcaaacattttttttctctcatatcatttattttctcgcatgtaataaagacacaaatatagctCCACAgttgaccaagattttctttgatTGACTGCAGCCCTAGAAATACTTGAATTTGtgtcatgtttttaatgttctGTAAGTGTTAAAGCTTTCTGCAAACAAGATACGTCATGTTGTCTGGCAGCTTTCAGTTTCAGCATGTGTGAACTGTTTTGAAAATGGAACTTCTGAATGGCAAATGTCTTCaagcaaatgaaaaataaacagtaatgtaTAACTATTGTGCACTTTTGTGTTGGTTTTTCTCCATGTGACAGAAAGagcatttgtctttattttaaatattatctCCTGCTTTTCTACATGATTAGGCAGTGATGCCATTCATTAGATTTTAAAACAgttctgcagtggaaaaggaagtattcagatcctttacttttttttaaagattattttttgtggtctttttgccTTTGATGACAGAACAGtgggtgaaatggggagacagagagagagagtggggactgacatgcaacaaaggccACTGCAGCGAGGCGGTGgctctgtacatggggtgctggcactatccactgtGCTACCGACGCCCCTTCAGATCCTTTATTGAAGTAAATGTGTCGCAATACTGCAGTTTTgcattaaaaatacaacattacaTGTAAAAGTCCTGTACTGAAAATATTAAGTTAATAattagcaaaatgtacttaaagtgtcaaaagtaaaagtaccccTGTGACTGGCATTATACTGTGTACTATAATGCTAGTTTATTAATAATGAAAGTTTATGGGAATAAATGAGGCATACAGAATTCACACACCAACACAGGACAAATTATGGTGACAATAGTAATATTGGTGCTATCTCTCTCATAGTATTGCGCTACatcatttttaacatttcataaCTTTCAATCAGGCTTAACAGGCAGTAGTTTTCCAATGATGTACTTCAATTTACATCATTGGGACATGTCCTTTTAGTAGGCAAAATACATTAATTTCTTGCATATTGACTATAAAAGTTGAATATTactaatgtaaaaatataattataataatacagACAGAATGGCTATCTCAAGATAAATACATCTTTTGTAGCTGCATTACCCAAGATCTACATTTATTGCAATGTAGTAATAAAATAGAGTGTAGTATGCAAATAAGGCAAAGCTCATGTTATGCCAATGGTAGTTTAAATACACTAAAAACATTTATATATGAACACCTACAATGTCAGACCATTTACTGACATAAAAGTAGTTAACCAACAgcttaaaaatgcataaataaatacatttcatcaTGTTAGCATAATACTTTGACCATAAGGGATGCAACTTTTACAGTAAATTCACAGCTCATAAGAATCTATTGAAATGTCTCATCTTTTTTGAATATCTTTAAGATCTTACATTTGATTTCTTTTGTCCTAAGACAATACACCAAAGGATTTAAAAGAGATGGACCGAGGATAGCCCCAATCATTAAGCCATGGCGAGCCTCAAGAGTTAATACCACACCTATCCTGGTTAGGACAACGCGGATAAATAATGGACAGTAATAAAATGTTACCACAATGAAGTGACTCAAACAAGTGCTgcccattttctttttgtcattaccAGAGGATAATTTCACAGAAACTATCATCCAAAGGTATGACAGGAAGATTaaagagaaagtgaaaaataacagaaaaaataatattacgGTAACGAGATTGAAATAGTAAGTGGGGTCAACACAAGTAGTTCGTATTATGGCGGCATAGTCACAGAACGTGTACTTCAGCTTTGTGTGGCAGTGAGGGAGAGGAAGCACAGTTGCAGGCATGACAGCCACAAAACAACAGGCAGCAAACCACAGGACACATGTAAGGACAAGAGTGCGCACATTTGTTAAATAACTGTGGTACTGAAAGGGATAGCCAACAGCAATCAATCGATCAAATGCCATAACCGCTAAAGCAAACATTTCCATCACCCCACCCCagtggaaaacaaacatttgaattaAGCATGATACATAGGATATAGTCTTAACCCCAGCAAGTAGAACCCCAATCATTGTGGGACCGGCACTGGAGGTGTACACTATATCAACAACAGCAAGGTTGCAAATCAGAACATACATTGGTTTGTGTAATTTcctgtcaaaaataatgaacagGATATTTACAGCATTGGCTAGAAGAGTTAGAACGTAGGTAATCAATATAACCACACCAACTACCATAGGTCTTTTGGTTGCTTCAAATCCACCTATAACAAATTCAGTTACTTTGATTGAAGTATTATGCAAAGGCATTTTCAACAAAATATCAAGAAATGCAAATAAGACTTCTCAGAGCAAAGGGTCATTCACAATATTGTAAATCATAACCAACTATGACCAGCTatcatcagattttacaaaaacaactcTGAGCTCAATCGAAGAGCTTTCACTACAACCTATGGTAGAAACAAGACAACTTAGTTTTATGCCTCACGAGCACAGTCACTTTACATTGGACAGACCCACCATCCAATCACATTAGATGTTGATCCCAGCTAATTTGAGCTAGTATCTGGCTGGCTCAAGCCAATCAGCAAAATCCCACCCAGAAATCCCATATCATGTCAACAATAAACTTTCAAAAACCCCATTCTTGCCAAAGAGATTCAAGATACAATATGTAAATGTACAAACCCAATTTCAAACAAGTTGGGACATTGTATAAAAcgtaaatgaaaacataatgctttgTGAATCCCTGGACAGGCCTctagactatcacagagctgacacacagagacagacaaccattcacacctttGGTCAGTTTAGAGTCACtgattaacctaacctgcatgtctttggattgtgggagtaagctggagtacccggagaaaacccatgctgacacagggagaacatgcaaatactgcacaaaagggctcccccgtgcttaatttgagccggaACGTACTGGAACGCATgccaggatcttttcagaaaaggccctggtgcgttCCGTAACTAATTTGCACTggtctagaacttttcacaactaaaaactacatacagtattggttgatgtcactagtgttgcagggtggagAACCGCAGAACTACGATGCCTCAcataccactactgtgggataagttcaaagtccaatcacaagagggtgagtgtccatgtgccgtccaataacggcgcaCGCTGGTCAATAATGTCATgcactggccacctggcactcaatatgctgctgtagtggtttgttttccagacatgtgagtatctttgaacagtgaaagttattatttatttctttttacttgtcggcagtgatttgttttccacagaactCTAcatgcgagcat is drawn from Epinephelus fuscoguttatus linkage group LG5, E.fuscoguttatus.final_Chr_v1 and contains these coding sequences:
- the LOC125889032 gene encoding olfactory receptor 13G1-like, with amino-acid sequence MRKLHKPMYVLICNLAVVDIVYTSSAGPTMIGVLLAGVKTISYVSCLIQMFVFHWGGVMEMIGVVLTLEARHGLMIGAILGPSLLNPLVYCLRTKEIKWLQSIKENLGSDSLSFFGT